One genomic segment of Ipomoea triloba cultivar NCNSP0323 chromosome 9, ASM357664v1 includes these proteins:
- the LOC116028985 gene encoding uncharacterized protein LOC116028985 — protein sequence MDIAASSMKFVSENQSFSGNLVKDLHHCAYNSLEDFDASDIGDHLTKFLNIKEDEESSDEIKPNSYKDDGSENNYSQSSNLDAEKCLIKFATFPCSSKSKSPSEFIDRKEERNDDVTADIGVLNNDESSANRLLSHSTSLPTPLKFISAMKGSREKLGTPPKKLSVKWAPDVYDPIPTSVSHVPKNKPRYRSDGKKKGKNKQKNSAKSSSRGNKGKDKKQVRKHGSSSNSKRDFPSLLDESSSSSSILVASSEVQTSIVDFDIGSPPVAFCGSSFLKKSVPKLHFAVAEAT from the exons ATGGACATCGCTGCTTCTAGTATGAAGTTTGTTTCTGAAAATCAAAGTTTCTCTGGCAACTTAGTGAAGGATCTTCACCACTGTGCTTATAACTCTCTTGAAGATTTTGATGCAAGTGATATTGGGGACCATTTGACTAAGTTCCTAAATATTAAAGAGGACGAGGAATCAAGTGATGAGATAAAGCCCAATTCTTATAAAGATGATGGGTCAGAAAATAATTACAGTCAGTCAAGCAATTTGGATGCAGAGAAGTGCCTGATCAAGTTTGCAACATTTCCATGCTCCAGTAAGAGTAAATCTCCCAGTGAATTCATTGACAGGAAAGAGGAGCGAAATGATGATGTAACTGCAGACATTGGTGTGCTTAATAATGATGAAAGTTCTGCTAATCGTCTGCTTTCACATTCTACATCCTTGCCT ACTCCTTTGAAGTTTATATCTGCCATGAAAGGTAGCCGTGAAAAGCTGGGAACACCACCCAAGAAGCTGAGTGTGAAATGGGCTCCCGATGTATATGATCCAATTCCAACATCAGTGTCTCACGTGCCAAAGAACAAACCTCGGTACAGGAGTGATGGCAAGAAGAAAGGAAAGAACAAACAGAAGAACAGTGCCAAATCTTCTTCTCGAGGCAACAAGGGCAAAGACAAGAAACAAGTTCGGAAACACGGAAGTAGCTCCAATTCTAAGAGGGATTTCCCATCACTGTTGGAtgaaagcagcagcagtagCAGCATATTGGTGGCTTCCAGTGAGGTCCAGACCAGCATTGTGGATTTTGATATTGGCAGCCCCCCTGTCGCATTCTGTGGAAGTAGTTTTCTGAAGAAATCTGTCCCCAAGTTGCACTTTGCAGTTGCAGAGGCTACGTGA